In Desulfobacterales bacterium, the genomic window GCTAAAAAAACTATGATGGTGGCTCAAGATCTATACGAAGGAATTGAACTCGGAGAAATGGGTTCAGTTGGTCTTATTACCTACATGAGAACAGATTCTACACGAATAGCTGATGAAGCTGCAAAAGAAGCCCTTAAGTTCATTGATGAAACTTATGGTAAAGATTTTGTGATAGACTCCCCAAGGTTTTTTAAAAATAAAAAAAAGGTTCAAGATGCCCATGAAGCTATAAGGCCGACAGATGTATTCAATACTCCTGAAAAAGTAGCTCCATTTCTTAACAAGGAGCAATTAGCCTTATATAAGCTTATATGGCAAAGGTTTGTTGCTTCCCAAATGAAAGAAGCTTTGATTGATCAAACTCAAGTTGCAATAAAAGCCGGTAATTATCTTTTTACAGCTACAGGCTCAACCATTAAATTTAAAGGCTTTATGATAGTATATATTTCGTCAGATGAAGAAAATGACGATTCTAAAGACAAAAGTCTTTTACCCAATCTTTCAAATGGTGAAATTTTAAAATTAATTAAGCTTGAACCAAAACAGCATTTTACTCAGCCACCTCCACGGTTTACTGAAGCTTCCCTTGTAAAGGAACTCGAAGAAAATGGAATTGGAAGACCAAGCACTTATGCTACTATTTTATCAACTATAAGGGAAAAAGGTTATGTGGAATTTATTAATAAAAATTTCAAGCCTACTGAGCTTGGACTTATAGTAAATGACCTTTTAGTAGAAAGTTTTCCTGAAATATTGAATGTTGATTTTACAGCAAAAATGGAAAATGAATTAGACAGAGTTGAAGCTAATGAGACGAAATATACAAAAATTTTAGAAAAATTTTATGATTCGTTTAAAAACGGTCTGGATTCTGCAGTTCAAAATATGCTCAGTATGAAAAAAGACGGTATAGTAACTGATGTTATCTGTGCTTCATGCGAAAAAAAAATGACTATAAAAATTGGGAAAAATGGTCCTTTTCTTGCGTGTTCAGGCTATCCTGAATGCTCACACACAAAAAATTATACAAGAGATGAAAAAGGTAATGTTTTACCATCAGAGAGCATAATCGCCGAAGTTTCTGATAAAATATGCGATAAATGCGGCAAGCCTATGCTTATAAAAAAAGGCCGATTTGGCGAATTTTTAGCTTGTAGCGGCTATCCTGAATGTAAAACTACAATATCCTTAAAAAGCGGTCCTGTTGGAAAATCATTTGACTGTAAATGTCCAGAAAAAGGATGTGAGGGCGGAATTGTCGAAAAACGATCAAAAAAAGGAAAAATATTTTATGGGTGTAATAAATATCCCGATTGTAAATTCGCTATATGGAACAAGCCAATAGCAAAAGAATGTCCCCAATGCGGTGCGAGTTATTTAGTAGAAAAAACTTCTAAAAAGAATGGAACTATTTTAGCATGTAATGCTGAAAATTGTGGATATACATACCAAAATCCAGAAGCATCGGCTTAGTAATTATTAGCTTCGGTCCCACGAATAAAAATGCCGTTGGATCGGATTAACTTCGCTTTTAATTGAAAATAGTTGATATTGGTATTAAATTAGATAAAAATGAATATCAATCAATATACACATATATAACATTTAAATTATAAAAGAGATACTTACATGAAAGAAGAAGCATTAGAAAAGAATAAAGCAACAATACTAAAGGCGATAACAGACGCTGGCGCTAAAGGTTTGAAAAAGACCGCACTAAAAATTACCCCTCAAAAAAATTTAAACCAAGCTATTAAAGAACTTGAAAAAGAACAAAAAATCGGAAATTTAGAAACAGGTAATAAATCTCTTTTTGTATTGAAAGAGTTTGATTCACCATTAGAAATGGCTTGCGATATAATTGAAAAAAAGATTTTATCATCCAAAAAGGTTCTATTTAGTAAAACAAAATTAGTTAAAGACTGCAGCAAAGGAATTCCGGGTAAGGTAAAAAAACAGATCGATAACGCAATTAATTGGATGATAAAAGAAAATAAATTTTATAAAGAAAAAGCAGGAGCAAGTATATTTTTGATATATATTCCTAGCCTGCCTTGCTTAACTTCTAATATTCCAAAACTTGAAGAAAAAAATTATAATACATTAAATAGAGATAAAGTCATTAACGCATATAATGCGCTGAAGAAAGAAACAGGCTTTTCAAACGTAGAAATATATAGTCTTCTTCAAAAGACTGAGGTTTCAATGGATAGTTTAAAAGAATTTTTATTAGAAGAAAGCCGTCAAAAAAGAGCAGTTCTTTCCATGGGAGATTGGTCTTTATCATCAGAAGAAGTTAGATCCTGTGCAATTTACATAAACGACAAGCCCCATCTATTAGTTAGGTTTAAAAATTAAAAAAGGATATGGATGCAAACAGTCAACCCTTTTGAAAACGATATTGTTTCTGAGCCTCGACGTGCTCGAAGAGATGTATCTGGACTCAATGATAACGCTATTTTTGATATTATCGAGCGATTTGAAAAATTAGAAGAATCTCATAAACTTACCCATGCCCAGTTCGTTATATCTCCTCAACCAGGCTATGGCAAATCACACCTCATTGGAAGGATCTTCCGTGAATTAAATAATAGCGCAATTCTTGTGTATCTTAAACCATTCGAAGATTCTTCAAGCTGCTGGAAATCTATTCTTCTTAAAATAGTGCAGGAATTAAATTTTCCTGAAAGAATAGATATTGAATATTGCGGCGACAAAGATATGACTCAGCTTGAAGCCTTTGCTCATGGGCTTTTAAAACGCCTTATAATAAAATTCATCGAAAATTTTAATGCTCCAGATGATAAGAAAAAAATTCTTATAAATCAACTTTGTGATGCTAATCTATCGGAATTAAGACGAGATAGAGTCTGGATCGATATTTTGTTCAAAAAAAAATTTAAAGGTATAGTTAAAGAATGTACTCGGCAACTAAATAGAAATGGAATCGTATTAAATGCTTCACCTGAAAGCTGGCTTAGTGTTTTATCTATATATGCATATTTCCCTGATCAATCGGAACTTAAGCTAAGTTGTAAAGATTGGCTACAAGGCGGCAGTATTAATAAAACGGATGCCGAAAAAATCGGAATAAGATTAAATGACATCCCCTATCCCGAAATGTCAAGAGGTGAAATAAATGAACTGTGCAAGCATCGGATATTAGATTTTTGCAAGCTCGCAGGATTTTTTAAGCCTTTTGTTTTTTGTTTTGACCAAACGGAAAATTATGGAAAAGAAGAAATGCTTGCAAAAGCTTTTGGTTCAGTTATTCAGATTCTTACTGATGAGTCAGAAAATTTAATGACCGTTATTACAGCAAATCAAGTTGCTTGGACAAATAGTATAAAACCTTGCTGGGAAGATGCTTATCTTGCAAGGCTGAGTGAGCCTATTGAACTTGAAGGTTTAGAGATAAATCAAGCAAAGGAGCTTATATCCCAAAGATTTGACGGCTGGGATTTGGATAACACTCTTATTAATAATTTTTATAAAGATAATTGGCTTGAACAATTATTTGAAAATTTAAGCGAAATTGGAGTTAGGGATTTTCTTAAAAGATGCAGTATTCTTTGGCAAGAGATTACACATCATAAACAAGAAACAAGACCTATTACCGATTATTACAAAAAAGCCATTGAAGAAATTCAAAGTCAGCCAAGAAAGCTTGTTTTTGATCCTGACACCCTTTTATGGCTGGTAAACGAAGCTGGAAGGTTTATTTCTGATGTTAATTCTGAAAAATATAAAAAAAGTAAATATCTTACCCATGTCTGGCAAATAAAAGAACGCCGCATATATTTTGGATTTGAAGGAGGCTCAAATGCAAAGAGATGGGAATCTATTGCAAGGGCAGCTAAACTTAATTTTGAGGCTAATCCTAAATCCAAAGCAGTTTTCTTTAGAACCTATGATTTACCTAAAATTCCTGGGTCAAATTGGGACACAATGGGTCCTAAAATAGAAGAAGCAAAGCAAACTTGTTTACATATTATTAATTTGGAACAATCTGATATGGTTAGGCTATATGCGGCTTATGACCTTTATATAAAAGCGAGTGAAGGAGATATCCCCTATAAACGAGAAGAAGCTCTAAATTTAATTCGTGAAGAATTAAAAGATTTTTGGGAAAATATACAAAAGCCTTTAACTGAAAATACGAATAAAAAAGACGAGGATAAAAAATTGCCGTATTCTTCAGAAAAAGAGCCCATAGATCAATTAGCGGAAGAGATTAAAAACATTGTTCAACTGCATAAATTCATGAGTGTTGATGAATGTATAAAAATGTTATCTAAGGCTGTATCTATTGATACTTTTCATAAAGCCAGAGGACATATCCCAGAAATAAAAGTTCATACAGGACCTAATATAACGGTACTCCAATGGCAATCCAACAAATAAATGTAAGTCAGTTAAGAAACGCTTGTATTGATGCTGAATGGAGAAAAAAATGGATTAACGGTGAAAATCCTCCAACAATGCTGTTTTCATCTAATTTTTCAAATCCTGTTCACGGAAGTATTTTCCATAAAATTGCCGAAGAATATGTTAATTGGCTTATATCCCCTAAAAATAAAAAAATAGCTTTAAAATTAAATAATCAAGATGAGTTATGGCATGAAATGTATGAAAGATTTGCCGAAAAAAAATTTAACCAACTTTTACGTAATCGCCATATTGAATCATCGTATCATCTTGCTAAATGCTTAAGGGTGTTTTGTTTAAGGATTTTGGAATTAAAAAAAAGAACAAAAAATTTTCAGTCCTGGGAAGATATTTACCTGACAAAAGAATTTTTAATTCAAGACGTGCGTTTCAATATAGGAAGCTCAAATATATTTATTTCAGGTCAAATCGATGCAGTAAGAACTCATCCAGAATATGGGCTTGAGATTGTAGATTATAAATTATCTCACGGAACTAATATGAAGCATGATATGGCTCAGCTTGCTATTTATGCTAAACTCATTTCAATTGTAAAACCAGGTCTAAAATTTTATGCTATCCTTGAATATTATGAGCCTGAATTAAATGAAGTAGCATTTACAAGAAAAGAATTAGAGTCTATATTTAAAGAAATAGTTGAACCGGTTCTTTATGAAATAGCAGGGGAATCAAAAGGCAATATTGAAATATTAGATACACACGAATTTAAAGGAGAAGATTTATCTGCAAATATTGAAGAATGTTACAAATCATTTAAATTAAGCGTAGAAATTATCGATAAAATTGAAGCTCCCCAGTTGATAAGATATATGGTAAAGCCTTTGTCTGGAGTAAAATTCGTATCTCTCGCAAATAGAGCTGAAGATTTGCAAGTAGCTCTTTCATTAACACAAATTCCTTTAATTGCTCCTGGTCAAGGTTTTGTAACAATTGATATTCCAAAAGAAAAGCCTGATATAGTTTTTTTGAGGAATATCGTAAATAAATCAGCATACCTTGAACATAAAGGTTATGTTTCTTTTCCAGTTGGGGTTTCAGTTGATAATCAAATCATTATGGCAGATTTAGCAGATCCCAACATGTGTCATGCTTTAGTGGCTGGAGCTTCTGGAAGTGGAAAAAGCGAATTTTTAAAATCTTTAGTTGCTTCTTTAATTTATAAAAATACCCCTCAAACATTAAAAATATCCCTTATAGATCCCAAAATTTTAACGTTCGGCTCTTTTTCAAATTGCCCCCATTTAGCATCTCCGATTATAACAGATATTTTTTCAGCAATTCCTTTTTTTCAAACATTGATTGAAGAAATGGATGATCGTTACAGGCAGCTTGCAAAAGAAGGTTTTGAAAATTTATCTGAACGTTTTAATGCCGGCAAAATAGATATTCCTTTTTATATTATTATATTTGATGAGTTTGCCGACCTCATACTTGCTGGCAAAGAAGAAAAAAAAGAATTTGAAACTATGATTGTGAGACTTGCTGCAAAAGGACGAGCTTCAGGAATTCATTTAGTATTAACCACCCAGCGTCCTGACAGCAAGATTGTAACAGGACTTATCAAGGCAAACCTTCCCCTTAAAATCTGCTTTAGAGTTATAAGTGCAACTAACTCCCAAATTGTATTAGATCAAAGCGGAGGAGAAACTCTTTTAGGAAGGGGAGATATGCTTTGCGATAGAGGTAAAGGTATTGAAAGAGCTCAATCTCCTTATATTTCCCATGACGATTTATTTAAAATGGCCACATCCTAAGAAAAGCCAATTAGTTTAGGCTATTTCCAATAAAGGCTATACAAGAGAACTTTCTCCCTTGATGGGAGAAGATTCTGATGATGGTAAAAATCAATCAATTTTTATTGCTTCTACTTCAAGCCTTACCATATTAACATGAACATTCCCTTCAATGTCTAACGGGTATTTTTTAATGTATTTATCCGCGATTTGTTCAATAAATTCATTTTTTCTATGACTCGGAACACGCTTTGTATATGGAAGCCATGTTGTACGTATCCAACCTGCTAAACCATCTTTGTCTTTATACGACATATCTTTCGGAATAAGCTCAACTCTTAGAACTTTTAAACCAGCTTCTTTCAACCATAGTTCATATTGCTCTGAATCATAAAATCCATATGGAAATTCAAATTCAGAAAAATACTGACTCCATTCCTGCTCAGACATCATTGTTTCAAAAATAGAGATAATAGCCTCAGCATTTCCTTTTCCACCCATTTGCAATAGTATGCGGCCGTTTGGTTTAAGGCTGTTTCGAATTGCTTCAATTAAAGTGTTATGATCTTTAATCCAATGTAGAGCGGCATTTGAAAAAACAATATCAAATTGTTCCTTAAATTAAATTGTAAGCATTTTGCATCTATAAGTTGAAATGACAGATTAGAATATTTTTCCTTTGGAAAATTTTTGCATGCTAATTCAATCATGTCATTTGAACTGTCAATTCCAAGAACATTACCATTTGTTAAATAAGCCGTAATTTCGGCTGTAACTTTTCCGTCTCCGCAACCGATATCTAATACAGATTCATGACCATTAAGTTTCAGCTTAGAAATCAATTCTCTTGCCCATTTTTGCTGAGCAGATGAATGCTTTGCATAATCTTCAGCATCCCAACGATATTTATCTTCCATTCCTGCGTTCCTCTATGTTAGAATTCAATTCAAAATGTATAACCTAAAGAAAAATGTAATCTTCCTTTACTCTCTCCGTCTTTTCTATCAAGTTTTATGCCATACATAAAGCCTATAGGGCCAATTGGAGTCATGTATCTTAATCCAAAACCAGCAGAAGATCGCACATCATCAAATACAATAGTTTCAAATGGCTCGTGTATACTTCCTATATCATAAAAGCCTGAAAGTTCAAAGTTTAATCCTATATCAATTCTTGCTTCAAGGCTTCCAGACCAGAAGCTTTTACCTCCTATAGGATCTTTTAATGAGTTGTAATAAAGCATATTTTCTTTAAATCCCCTCACACTGGATATACCTCCAAGGTAAAAAAGTTGATCATCTGGAATTTTAGAATCTTCATGCATCGGATAAATATATCCAGCTCTAAGTAAGAATGCAAATGTTAATGGTTTTAAAACTGTCCAATATTTTCTTCCGTCGAATTTATATTTTATAAAATCGTCTTGAGCATTTGAAATTCCCTTTGATATTTCAGCACTGACAGATGAAAATATTCCTTTTTTGGGAATTATAAATGAATCCCTTGAATCGTAAGATAAAGAAGGAATAATTGTTACAATGCTTCGAACATCAAATTCATCGTCAAATTGTTCTCCTTCGATTGATGAATCTAAATTATACTGGTCTCGTCTTTCAAATTTAATGGAAATTCCAGACGATAAATGCTGAAATAACTTTCTGTTAAGGCCTAAAGATGAACCTATAGTAAAAACCCCGAAATCTTGATTGAATTCTTCTTTTTCTTCTGCATAAAGGCTAAAAGAAGCTGAAGTCCGAGTTCCCAAAAACCTTGGATCAGAAATGCCAAGTTCACCTCTATAGCCAATTTCGCTTAATTCTCCATAAAGCCATCCGTATTTATTTCGT contains:
- the topA gene encoding type I DNA topoisomerase, which gives rise to MSKSVVVVESPTKVKTIKKYLGKDFDVVATMGHLKDLPKKDIGVDINNNFLPTYEIIAGKQKVITALKQSATNAADVFLAPDPDREGEAIAFHVKDILKKKGRNFYRVLFHELTKKGITDALATPQSLNESKYDAQQARRILDRLVGYQISPLLWKKVKYGLSAGRVQSVAVRIICERERAVQIFLPEEYWSITALLEGKNPPQFSAKLAKKNNKNIKLPDEKSSTEVLEELKNESFIVDKITKKTVKRNPQPPFITSKLQQEAIKKLNFSAKKTMMVAQDLYEGIELGEMGSVGLITYMRTDSTRIADEAAKEALKFIDETYGKDFVIDSPRFFKNKKKVQDAHEAIRPTDVFNTPEKVAPFLNKEQLALYKLIWQRFVASQMKEALIDQTQVAIKAGNYLFTATGSTIKFKGFMIVYISSDEENDDSKDKSLLPNLSNGEILKLIKLEPKQHFTQPPPRFTEASLVKELEENGIGRPSTYATILSTIREKGYVEFINKNFKPTELGLIVNDLLVESFPEILNVDFTAKMENELDRVEANETKYTKILEKFYDSFKNGLDSAVQNMLSMKKDGIVTDVICASCEKKMTIKIGKNGPFLACSGYPECSHTKNYTRDEKGNVLPSESIIAEVSDKICDKCGKPMLIKKGRFGEFLACSGYPECKTTISLKSGPVGKSFDCKCPEKGCEGGIVEKRSKKGKIFYGCNKYPDCKFAIWNKPIAKECPQCGASYLVEKTSKKNGTILACNAENCGYTYQNPEASA
- a CDS encoding PD-(D/E)XK nuclease family protein, which encodes MAIQQINVSQLRNACIDAEWRKKWINGENPPTMLFSSNFSNPVHGSIFHKIAEEYVNWLISPKNKKIALKLNNQDELWHEMYERFAEKKFNQLLRNRHIESSYHLAKCLRVFCLRILELKKRTKNFQSWEDIYLTKEFLIQDVRFNIGSSNIFISGQIDAVRTHPEYGLEIVDYKLSHGTNMKHDMAQLAIYAKLISIVKPGLKFYAILEYYEPELNEVAFTRKELESIFKEIVEPVLYEIAGESKGNIEILDTHEFKGEDLSANIEECYKSFKLSVEIIDKIEAPQLIRYMVKPLSGVKFVSLANRAEDLQVALSLTQIPLIAPGQGFVTIDIPKEKPDIVFLRNIVNKSAYLEHKGYVSFPVGVSVDNQIIMADLADPNMCHALVAGASGSGKSEFLKSLVASLIYKNTPQTLKISLIDPKILTFGSFSNCPHLASPIITDIFSAIPFFQTLIEEMDDRYRQLAKEGFENLSERFNAGKIDIPFYIIIFDEFADLILAGKEEKKEFETMIVRLAAKGRASGIHLVLTTQRPDSKIVTGLIKANLPLKICFRVISATNSQIVLDQSGGETLLGRGDMLCDRGKGIERAQSPYISHDDLFKMATS